CTCGGGGAGCGCGACGCGCGTGAGGCCGCCCGGCAGCACCCACACATCCGTTCCGTCGTTGACGGCGAAGGGGCGCAGGTCGGCGTGACGCGGGCGCAGTCCGTCGTCGACGAGGGTCGGAATGGTGGAGAGCTGCACGACCGGCTGCGCGATCCAGCCGCGCGGGTCGCGCCGCAGCCGCGTCCGCAGCTCGTCGAGCTGCTCGCGCGACGCATCCGGACCCACGACGAGCCCCTTCCCGCCCGAGCCGTCGACGGGCTTCACAACGAGCTCGTCGAGGCGGTCGAGCACCTCCTCGAGGGCGCCGGGCTCCTCGAGCCGCCAGGTGGTGACGTTCGGGAGGATGGGCTCCTCGGCGAGGTAGTAGCGGATGAGGTCGGGCAGGTAGGTGTAGACGAGCTTGTCGTCGGCCACGCCGTTGCCGACCGCGTTGGCGATCGTGACGTTGCCGAGGCGCGCGGCGAGCATGAGGCCGGGCGAGCCGAGCATCGAGTCGGCGCGGAACTGCAGCGGGTCGAGGAACTCGTCGTCGACGCGGCGGTAGATGACGTCGACGCGCGTGGGGCCGGCGGTCGTGCGCATGAAGACGCGGCCGCCCGAGCAGTAGAGGTCGCGGCCCTCGACGAGCTCGACGCCCATGAGGCGCGCGAGCAGAGTGTGCTCGAAGTAGGCGGAGTTGTAGACGCCGGGCGTGAGCACGACGACGGTGGGGTCGTCGACGCCCTCGGGAGCGGATGCGCGCAGGGCCGAGAGCAGGCGCTGCGGGTAATCTCCGACCGGCCGCACGCGCATCGACACGAACAGCTCGGGCAGCGTCTGCGCCATGACGCGGCGGTTCGAGATGACGTAGCTCACGCCCGACGGCACGCGCACGTTGTCTTCGAGCACGCGCCACTCGCCCTGCTCGTCGCGGATGAGGTCGATGCCCGACACCTGGATGCGCACGCCGTTCGCGGGCTCGATGCCGAACGCCTGGCGGTGGAAGTGGCTCGAGGAGCTGATGAGCTTCGCGGGGATGACGCCGTCGAGCACGGCTCGCTGCAGGCCGTACACGTCGGAGAGGAACGCCTCGAGGGCCTTCACGCGCTGCTTGACGCCCGCCTCGACCTTCGTCCACTCGGACTGCTCGATGACGCGCGGCACGGCGTCGAGCGGGAACGGGCGCTCCTCGCCCGCGAAGTCGAACGTGACACCCTGCGCGAGGTAGGAGTCGGCGAGCGCCTCGGTGCGACCACGCAGCTCATCCTGCGTCATGCGCGCGAGGGCGGCGTGGATGTCGCGGTACGGCGGCCGCGCGACGTCGGGTGAGGCGAACATCTCGTCCCAGGGGCGGCCGCTGCGGCGCGTGGCGACCGCGTCGTAGCCCTCGAACAGCTCACCCATGGGCAGAGCCTAGGCCCGCGATGTTGCGCGAGTGTTTCGGCCGCCGGGGCCGCCCCCGCTGGTCGAGTGCGCCCGCAGAACGGCACACCCCGCTGGTCGAGTGCGCCCGCAGGGCGGCCACCCCCGCGGGTCGAGTGCGCTCGCAGGGCGTGTATCGAGACCCCCGCCCCACGGACAGGGAAACGGCCCGCCGCAGGGGGGGTCGCGGGCGGGCCGTCTCACGGAGCTCGAGGCTCCGAGGGGGATCTCCCGCGGCGGCGACCACCACAGCGCCGCCGCGGGAATGCATTCAT
The Protaetiibacter sp. SSC-01 genome window above contains:
- a CDS encoding circularly permuted type 2 ATP-grasp protein, with the protein product MGELFEGYDAVATRRSGRPWDEMFASPDVARPPYRDIHAALARMTQDELRGRTEALADSYLAQGVTFDFAGEERPFPLDAVPRVIEQSEWTKVEAGVKQRVKALEAFLSDVYGLQRAVLDGVIPAKLISSSSHFHRQAFGIEPANGVRIQVSGIDLIRDEQGEWRVLEDNVRVPSGVSYVISNRRVMAQTLPELFVSMRVRPVGDYPQRLLSALRASAPEGVDDPTVVVLTPGVYNSAYFEHTLLARLMGVELVEGRDLYCSGGRVFMRTTAGPTRVDVIYRRVDDEFLDPLQFRADSMLGSPGLMLAARLGNVTIANAVGNGVADDKLVYTYLPDLIRYYLAEEPILPNVTTWRLEEPGALEEVLDRLDELVVKPVDGSGGKGLVVGPDASREQLDELRTRLRRDPRGWIAQPVVQLSTIPTLVDDGLRPRHADLRPFAVNDGTDVWVLPGGLTRVALPEGQLVVNSSQGGGSKDTWVVGTDALASTDHNIQGLVAEQAAVTSAIPIVTEPHVQDHNPQDAPRRDQQQQQQQQQAITRWLSSPRSGRVETSSGVTGAGFDTRPAGATQSASRRPAGATQPAGGRPAGATQPTSRRPAGATQPAAKTGEDAC